In Numenius arquata chromosome 3, bNumArq3.hap1.1, whole genome shotgun sequence, one genomic interval encodes:
- the SPP2 gene encoding secreted phosphoprotein 24, translating into MRILIVVLTLAVSSGSGFEVYDYEVPVTEEALNASLARINSQSWGRNLYGVIRSHVTRVDMWNSDAYRLELQFSIRETVCTKASGRDPFTCDFKIGPFVPTAFCRSVVEVSGELISDIIVQCHRGTSSSESMSSEEMMRMPIMNPNRRGSNYREDVFSPEAFHSRRRGSSRGDWRKPSYFSSDRIE; encoded by the exons ATGAGGATCTTAATTGTTGTCCTCACACTGGCCGTTTCCTCGGGTTCAG GGTTTGAAGTGTATGACTATGAAGTCCCTGTCACAGAAGAGGCTCTCAATGCTTCCCTTGCAAGGATCAATTCTCAGTCATGGGGGAGAAACCTGTATGGTGTTATTAGGAGCCATGTCACAAGA GTTGACATGTGGAACAGCGACGCTTACAGACTAGAGCTGCAGTTCAGCATTCGTGAAACCGTGTGCACGAAAGCTTCAGGGAGAGACCCGTTCACATGTGACTTCAAAATAGGGCCTTTCGTG CCAACTGCCTTCTGCAGAAGTGTTGTGGAAGTCTCCGGTGAGCTGATCTCGGACATTATTGTGCAGTGCCATCGTGGTACATCCAGCTCCGAATCAATGAGCAGCgaggag ATGATGCGTATGCCGATAATGAACCCCAACAGGAGAGGCAGCAATTACAGAGAAG atgtgttttcTCCTGAAGCCTTCCATTCAAGGCGAAGAGGCAGCAGCCGTGGAGACTGGCGTAAACCCAGTTATTTCAGCTCTGACAGGATTGAATAA